The Sandaracinus amylolyticus genomic interval CGTCGGGATCGAGCGCGCCGGTGCGCACCCGCTCGATCGCGTCCTCCACGTCCTTCTCGAGGCGCGCGAGGATGTTCGACGGATCGAGGAAGCGCACCACGTAGAAGAAGTACGGCACCAGGATCGCCCAGCCGAGCAGCGCACCGAACACCGCGAAGCGCACCGCCCACATCGGCGCGAACTCGGGCCCGACCATGTACGCGACCCACAGCGTGTTCGCCGCGGAGAACGCCATCAGGAAGAGCACCGCCTGGTTCAGCCGATCGCGCAGGAACATGTCGATCAGCTTCGGCGTGTGCATGTTCGCCGTGAGCGGGATCGCGAGGCCGATCGTCGCGATCAGCATCGCGAGGATGTTGTTGTAGGCGCGCGCGAGCGGGCTCATCAGGTCGACGAGCTTCGCGTTGTTCACGCCCTCCCAGCTCGTCGCGTCGTGGCCGGGCATGCCGAGCCGCCACCACTCGAACGCGAGCTCTGCGGCGAAGAAGATCGCGGATCCGACGACGACGAGCGCGAGGGTGCGGAAGAACGTCCGGTGCACGCCGCGATCCTAGTACGCACGACACGCGCGCGTCGCCGGTCCGTCACGTCTATGATCCCCGCCGCATGAGCACCCTCGCGCCCGGTCATCGCGTCGTCGTCTCCGAGCTCGCCGAGTCGCCGACCGACGCGATCGAGAAGCACGTCTCGCTCGTCGCGATGGATCCACCCGACGTCGCGTCGCTCTCGCCGCGCGACGTCGTGATCGCGGTGAAGAGCGCGTCGGTGGGCTGGGTCGATCTGCTGATGACGAGCGGGCAGTACCAGCACATGCCGAAGCCGCCGTACACGCCGGGCCTCGAGTACGCCGGCGTCGTCGCGTGGAAGGGCAGCGAGGTCGGCGATCACGTCGCGCTCGGCGACGCGGTGCTCGTCGATCCGTTCCTCGCGGGCCCGCGATCGCTGGGCAGCTACCAGCGCTGGGGTGGTTGGGCGAGCTACGCGGTCGCGCCCGAAGGCGCGGTGATCCGGATCCCCGGCGGGCTCTCGTTCGACGAGGCGTGCAACCTCCTCGGCAACTACGAGACCGCGTACCACTGCCTCGTCGCGCGCGGTCGCCTGCGCGAGGGCGAGACCGTGCTGATCCACGGCGCCTCGGGCTCGACGGGGCTCGCCGCGGTGCACCTCGCGAAGCTGCTCGGCGCGACCGTGATCGCGACCGGACGCTCGCGCGCGAAGCTCGACGCGGTGAAGGCGCAGGGCGCCGATCACGTGATCTCCGTCGAGCCCGGCACGCTGCGCGATCGCGTGAAGGAGCTGACGAACGGGCGGGGCGTCGATGTCGTGTACGACGGAGTCGGCGGCGAGATCTCGATCGAGAGCCTGCGCTGCGTGAAGTTCGGCGCGCGGTTCCTGATCGTCGGCTGGGCCTCGACGCCCGACGTCGCGAAGGGGAAGGGCGGTCGCGGCGCGCCCAACGCGAACGTGCTGCCGACGAACCTGATCATGATGAAGGGCCTCGACGTGCTCGGGTGCCCGACCGCGATCACGACCGCGCACGATCCGTCGATCCGCCCGCCGCGCCTCGCGCAGATCCTCGCGTGGGCGCGCGAGGGGAAGATGCGCCCGCACGTCTCGCACGGCTTCGCGCTCGCGGAGGTGCAGACCGCGATGCGCGCCAAGTGGCGCGGCGAGGTGATCGGCGGCTGCGTGCTGCGCCCCTGAGCGAGTGTCCAAGTCGGCTCGCCCGCTCAGGGCGCGACCCATCGACGCCTCACGCGCGAAGCCCCAGGATCGCGCGCGTGAGCCAGACCGTCCTCCAAGTCGCGCCGCTCGGGTTCCCGTGGGTGACCGCGGACCCGTTCCTCTTCTGCGTCCACCACCTCGATGCCTATCCCGCGGGCAACGATCAGCTCGGCCCCGCGGCGTCGCTCGCAGGGCGCGACATCGGTCAGGACTTCGCCGGCAAGGACGGCTGGCGCATGTACCACGGCGACGTGGTGCCCGGTTTTCCTGGTCATCCGCACCGCGGGTTCGAGACGGTCACGATCGTGCGCCGCGGCCTGATCGATCACTCGGACTCGCTCGGCGCCGCCGCGCGCTTCGGCGCGGGCGACGTGCAGTGGCTCACCGCGGGCGCGGGCATCGTGCACTCCGAGATGTTCCCGCTGGTGAGGCCCGACGCGCCGAACCCGCTCGAGCTCTTCCAGATCTGGCTGAACCTGCCGAGCACCGAGAAGATGGCGCCGCCGCACTTCTCGATGTCGTGGAGCGAGCAGGTGCCGCGGGCGCGCGAGGTCGACGCGCAGGGTCGCGCCGCGGAGATCACGATCGTCGCGGGCGCGCTCGGCGAGCACCGCCCGCAGCCGCCTCCGCCGCACTCGTGGGCCGCGCGCGCCGACGCCGACGTCGCGATCTGGACGATCGATCTCGAGCCCGGCGCGTCGTGCACGCTGCCGCGCGCGCACGGGGCGCGCACGAACCGCGTCCTCTACTTCTTCCGCGGCGACGTGCTGCGCGTCGACGATCACCTGCAGCGCGGCGCGGCCGCGCTGGTCGTGCGCAGCGATCGCGAGGTGCGTCTCGAGGCGGGCGCCGAGCGCTGCGAGGTGCTGATGCTCCAGGGGCGCCCGATCGGCGAGCCGGTCGCGCAGCACGGTCCGTTCGTGATGAACCGTCGCGACGAGCTGGTGAAGGCGTTCGAGGACTATCAGCGCACGCGGTTCGGCGGCTGGCCCTGGCCGAGCGAAGCGCCGGTGCATGCGCGCGAAGAAGGACGCTTCGCGCGACACGCGGACGGCCGCGTCGAGCGGCCGCGCACCTGATCGTCGAGCACCGGGAATCGCTGGAACCGTGTGGCCCTGCTCGTGGCGATGACGGTCGGCAGATGTGTGCTCAGAGCACGGATTTCGCGGCCGCGGATCGCGCTCGTGGCATGCTCGCGCGCGTGAAGACGCTGTTCTTGATGGGCGACTGTGAAGACCGCGAGCACGCGTTCGAGATCCTCTTCGAGCGTGCCCCCACTCCCGCCGAGCGCCTCGCGATCGTCGAGGCGGCCGAGGCGGAGCTCGGCGACTCGGGCGCGCGCATGTCGTGGAGCCCATGGCTCTGGTGGAAGGAGTGGGCGGTCGCGCCGATCGAGCACGACGATCGCCAGCTCTTCGACGAGATGGCGCCGACGCTCTTCGACGCAGCCGCGCGCGTCGTGCCGGTGCGACAGGTCGTGCTGCTCAACGCGATCGACGACGGCGACGGCAGGACCGCGCCGCCCGAGACGAAGCCGGGGCCGCGTTGGGATCGGTGGCTCGCGGGCAGCGACCCGCGTCTCGGCGTGTTCACCCGCGACCGGCCGCGCGACGGCAAGGCGCAGTCGGAGATCGACGACGCGGTGGAGTCCGCGCGCCGAGCACGGCGCGACGACGACGACGAGTGATCGCGCGCCGTGTGCTCCGCTCGATCACGGACGGGGCGGCGGTGCGGCCTCGCGCCGTGCCGTCTTCGCGGGCGTGATGTTCACGTTCACCCGGAAGAGGTTCTCGGGATCGTACTTCGCCTTGATCTGCGCGAGCCGCGGGAGGTGCTCGCCATACGCCGCGCTCACGCGGCCCATGTCGTCCTCCGGCATGAAGTTGAGGTACCCGCCGCCCGTGGCGAACGGCGCCGCGCCCTGGAACAGGCTGCGCGCCCACGCGATGCACCGCGCGTCGTCCTCCGCGCGCTCCCAGCGCGTGTGCACGTTCATCGCGTACCCGACCGAGCGATACGCGTACGCCGTCGCGTCCTTCGGGATGCGCGCGACCGCGCCGCCGAGCTGACCGACGAACACCTCGCAGAGCGGCGAGGGCATGCGCTTCGCGTGATCGACGAGCACGTCCCAGAGCCCGCGCGAGAGCGCCTGGAAGTAGTGCGTCTTCCAGTAATTCCTCGCGCCCGGCGTGAGCAGCGGATCGAACGCTTGCTGCCACGCGACG includes:
- a CDS encoding NADPH:quinone oxidoreductase family protein, with the protein product MSTLAPGHRVVVSELAESPTDAIEKHVSLVAMDPPDVASLSPRDVVIAVKSASVGWVDLLMTSGQYQHMPKPPYTPGLEYAGVVAWKGSEVGDHVALGDAVLVDPFLAGPRSLGSYQRWGGWASYAVAPEGAVIRIPGGLSFDEACNLLGNYETAYHCLVARGRLREGETVLIHGASGSTGLAAVHLAKLLGATVIATGRSRAKLDAVKAQGADHVISVEPGTLRDRVKELTNGRGVDVVYDGVGGEISIESLRCVKFGARFLIVGWASTPDVAKGKGGRGAPNANVLPTNLIMMKGLDVLGCPTAITTAHDPSIRPPRLAQILAWAREGKMRPHVSHGFALAEVQTAMRAKWRGEVIGGCVLRP
- a CDS encoding pirin family protein, coding for MARVSQTVLQVAPLGFPWVTADPFLFCVHHLDAYPAGNDQLGPAASLAGRDIGQDFAGKDGWRMYHGDVVPGFPGHPHRGFETVTIVRRGLIDHSDSLGAAARFGAGDVQWLTAGAGIVHSEMFPLVRPDAPNPLELFQIWLNLPSTEKMAPPHFSMSWSEQVPRAREVDAQGRAAEITIVAGALGEHRPQPPPPHSWAARADADVAIWTIDLEPGASCTLPRAHGARTNRVLYFFRGDVLRVDDHLQRGAAALVVRSDREVRLEAGAERCEVLMLQGRPIGEPVAQHGPFVMNRRDELVKAFEDYQRTRFGGWPWPSEAPVHAREEGRFARHADGRVERPRT